A region of Blastocatellia bacterium DNA encodes the following proteins:
- the rsmI gene encoding 16S rRNA (cytidine(1402)-2'-O)-methyltransferase, protein MFGTLYIVATPIGNLEDVTLRALRVLKEVDLIACEDTRQTAKLLGRYGISTPTISFHEHNERERTPHLIRRLKEGQSVALVSDAGAPVLSDPGLVLIDRALAEGIPVVPIPGPSALTTALMAAGLPMERFFFVGFLPATRGQRIKMLRKLRDFPYPLILFEAPHRLRHTLDDLCETWGNQPVVLAREMTKIHEEFLRTTLEDLRQQMASRDIRGEIVLVVGGAHPSETQTSVEMAPLLDQVRSFVRRYRLEPKTAARIVGDLHRVNANILYREYVKTRLAVPDEA, encoded by the coding sequence ATGTTCGGGACACTCTACATTGTTGCCACACCGATTGGAAATCTGGAGGATGTGACGTTGCGGGCGCTCCGGGTTCTGAAGGAGGTGGATCTAATTGCCTGTGAAGACACGCGCCAGACGGCCAAGCTGCTCGGGCGATACGGGATTTCGACGCCGACGATCAGCTTTCACGAGCACAATGAACGGGAGCGCACGCCGCACCTGATTCGGCGACTGAAGGAGGGTCAATCAGTAGCGCTCGTGAGCGACGCGGGGGCACCGGTTCTGTCGGATCCCGGCCTCGTACTCATTGATCGTGCTCTGGCCGAAGGAATTCCCGTTGTGCCGATTCCCGGTCCCTCCGCCCTGACGACCGCTCTGATGGCGGCGGGACTCCCGATGGAGAGATTTTTCTTTGTCGGCTTCTTGCCGGCGACGCGCGGCCAGCGAATCAAGATGCTCAGAAAGCTCAGGGACTTTCCCTATCCGCTGATTCTCTTTGAGGCCCCTCATCGTCTCCGGCACACCCTCGATGATTTATGTGAAACATGGGGGAATCAGCCCGTCGTGCTGGCACGGGAGATGACGAAAATTCACGAGGAGTTTCTCCGCACGACCCTTGAGGATCTTCGTCAGCAGATGGCATCACGCGACATTCGGGGAGAGATCGTCCTCGTGGTGGGCGGGGCACATCCCTCGGAGACCCAAACGAGCGTGGAAATGGCACCACTTCTTGATCAGGTCAGGTCGTTCGTCAGGCGATACCGGCTTGAGCCGAAGACGGCGGCCCGGATTGTGGGCGATCTTCATCGGGTCAATGCCAACATTCTCTATCGGGAATACGTGAAAACTCGGCTCGCCGTACCGGACGAGGCCTGA